The Primulina huaijiensis isolate GDHJ02 chromosome 6, ASM1229523v2, whole genome shotgun sequence genomic sequence TACGGCGGGGAAAGATCAGAACAGAAAAACCTGTTAAAGCCTCCTCCTAAACGGATCAGAATCGAAACAATACATGCCATCCCTGCTCCGTTACCCATGCCTGCTCCCGAAGCCCCGATTCCAGGAGGATACATATCTAAAAGACAGCGAGCTGTGCTTGCTTCGGGTCCCAAACTTCCTGACACGAACCCTGTATCCCGCAGCTTGTCACCAGGTTTTGTCTGCTGCCCTTCTCTCTCTTTCTGTTGATATTTCATGCTATTGATGAAATTTGGTCGGCACGActgataaattatattattttcacaaGTTATACTTTGAAATTTTAACGTAGAAGGTGTAAAATGACAATCAACTAGCTTCCGTTACTCAGATGGATCAGAGGTGGATGCAAAAATAAGCTTCATAAACATTCCTTTAAGTTGTGATTGTATCGGTGTCCTGTCACTGGGGGTTTTGAGTATATTTGACGAGTACAGTTTAATCTTGTGATCAATTCATTGGCACATTGTCAATATGGAGTGGATAACAATGTTATGATATAATCTAAGAGGATAGCTCAACGGCTTAACCAAAAGACTAGTTTGGGAGAACACTCAAACATATTATGCGATTGACGTGGAAAAGGATTTGGAGTTGGTAAATTCAAAGTTTGTGTAGAATGGATATAAATGTGAGATTggattttaaaaatcttttttgATATTCTAACTTCTTGTCCtgaatttttttattggttTTATAAATGCCCGTAGCCAGTAGCCAATctgctttttctttttcctgtcAGTTATAGGAAACCTTTCAGATTCAGACTTACCCCATGGTATTTTTACGACACTGAGGCGTCATGTGAAGGGCAGAGTAGGCTCCACCCAAACACCTCAGTCCGTTTCTGTAGGTCTCAATGGGCATGCCAAATCTGTCAATACAGTACAGTGGTCTAGAACTCATGGTGAGTGATTATTGAGGTTAATGTATGCCTATGAGTTAATATTGCTTGATAGTTCTCTTCCACGCCTTTCAAAAAGTTCTTTTGTGTGATTGGAACTTCTATTAAATATTACTTTCAAAAAGTGTTTTGTTGTGCCCATGTATTTTGTCTATGTTGTGTCTCTTATAAATTGCTTGTTCATGGCTATGTGATTGACTTAGATCTGGACTAATTGGATTGGCAAAAATTAAAAGCATGGTTCTAATTATCAAGGCCTAGTGGTATTGTGATTTGAGATGCAGAAAAGAACAAGTGTTTTGTTTCCTTAAAGTGGCTACATTTGAAAACCATTTGGTCAAATATCATATGGGAAAGACAGGATTCTATTCCAGTTTTGGTGTACATCATCGAGGCTGTTGAAAATGTTCACTACACAATTTTTTATACGCTGATTTATTTGTGAGATTTAGAATCTATCATCTCCTAAATGCGTTTGTCAGTATCGTCCTGCTGTCATTATCTTATCATTATGTGACTTTCTGATCTGTTCTATGATTTTAGTTTTCAGCTCACCTTCTTGCTTCTGCTGGAATGGATCATACTGTCTGCATATGGAATGTGTGGAGTCGAGATCAGAAAAGAGCCAGGATATTAAAGTGCCACCATGCAGCAGTAAAAGATGTGAAATGGTCAGATGATGGATTATCTGTTCTCTCTTGTGGTTACGACTGCACATCACGGTTGGTTGATGTAGAAAAGGGAATTGAGCTTCAGATTTTAAAGGAGGATCAATTCGTAGAAGTTGTTAAATTTTTCCCAAGCAATTGCAACCTTTTTCTCTCTGGGGGATCAAAAGGCCAGCTTAAATTATGGGATATTAGGGCTGGCAAGTTGGTACACCAATATGTCCGAAGTCTTGGTCCCATTCTTGATGTAGAATTCACTGTTGATGGCAAGCAAGTTATCACCTCCAGCGATGTGTCCAAAAGCAATCTTAGTGAAAATGCGATTATTGTTTGGGACGTTTCACGAGAAGTTCCATTATCTAATCAGGTAAAATTTTTGTTTGTGCTGGTACTTGCTCATTGTTAAATTATTGCATACGAAATGGTGAATTTATTCATATAAGTACAATGGATCTACTAAGGAGTGTTTACTCTGATAGAAGGTTTATGTAAATGAAGAGACGCAGCTCTATTCGGTATTAATTCCTCTACAGGGAATTTTCCTTCCTAAATCTGATGACCTGATTACAAAGGTTGCAACAGTATTAATAAATTGATCGAGTGTGCAATTACAAGAGTAAAACCACTTGCCCTGACTCCAAGCTAGTATCATCAAAACTGAGTTATATTTGTGTACCCCATACTGATTCCCTCATTCACATTTTATTTTCCTTAGCCCTGCCTTTCGCATCCCTGTTTGGATAGTTGCTTTGGATAGTTGCTTTCTAAATTCTTATGGGGTTGGACTTAGGTCCATTAACAATTAACTAAAGCAAAATTAGTTCCAAATTCTGATTTTATCCTTGATATATGCTCTTGTTCATCTTCCCATCAAAATTCCCTTCTCCGTTCCCTTTCATCTTCTGCGGCTCTGCCAATATTCTGACCCAAAGAGATCTACTCGGACATATTGATATTTTGGGTTATAATTTTGACCACTCGTAAAGCACAATCACTTTTTTCTCCTGCACACACTCTTGCTAGTATTGCAACCAATAGTCTCGGTGCTGCAATAATTCCCACCGAACACCAAAATATCCTGTCATCTAGTTTGCCCTCGTATCTGTGCAAGGGTGTGGCCTATACCTGCTGCTGTTGTCCAGTCCAAGCTATTAGCTGATTTTCCAGATATTTGAGTTTATAAATCCCATTTTTGAACATCGTGTTTGCttgcaaaataattttaattaagataAGAGATGATTGATGTTTGTGTGgttttgattcttttgtttcACTGTAGCGACTCATGAGCCCTTCACAAATCTTTCTACACgatttcggtttttttttttttttaatttcaatccGGCCCTTCCATACAGATGAATGTTTTTGGGACTTGATTGACCGTTTGGGGTGCCTTGGATTTCAAATAATGTCATTGTATCAGACTTAGAAAGCCACTAATGGGATTGGTTCCTTCAAACTGGGAAGCTTGAGTTAGGGCTTGTTTCATTTTGTCACTTTCTTGTCCATGCTCTCTCCTATCAAATTCTACCTCTCCTAAAAAACAATTGTTGTGTCCACTTCCAGAACTGCAGTGGGTATcttcttcttttccttttttttgttGCCCGAGCGGTAATCTCTGCTGAGGCTCTCCCATTGGGAATTTCAAATTTTCCCGTCATGTCAATTTGATGTTCTTGATTCTTGAGTTCTTTTGTTCCTTGGCTCCAGCCCATCAGATCCATTTTTGCCTCATTTCTGGTGGTTGTCATAATTTCTGGTGgattgtagttttttttttttgacagtaTTCACTCCCTCACTGGTATTAGACATGAATGTTAATCCCTACACTGAGCATCAATTTTTTAGATATTAGTTCAAGAGAGCCCGAGCCCAAAGACTAGTTTTTTAGGTCAAACTACTTATACGTCACTTCACAAGTTATAGCGAAATCGATGTGAAATCAGAACAAATTCATTGTTTATCCATTTAATCCCATGGGAGTCTTTTCCCTCTCATCTCCCCTTTAACCAAAACGAGAAACGTTGCGCatctaaaattgaaaaaataaaatacactcGTGATATATTCATCTATGTTGCATTGACATGCATGCTCAAAGGCTTTGCTCAATATATGTGGCTTGTCTTTGTGTATTTCTTTTACCATCTCTGAAATGTTCTGTATTTTCCAGACTCTGTATATCATAACCCGCTTTACATCTGACATTTCAGGTCTATACAGAAGCATACACATGCCCAAGTATAAGATGTCATCCTTTTGAGCCATACTTTATTGCTCAATCCAATGGAAACTATATTGCAATTATCTCATCCCAGCCGCCATTCAAACTGGACAAGTACAAGAGATATGAAAGTCATGGTGTATTTGGATTCCCTATCAAATGCAATTTCAGCTTAGATGGAGGGATAGTTGCCTCTGGCTCATCCGATGGATTTATGTACTTCTACGACTCGAAAACCTCCAAACTCCTAAAAA encodes the following:
- the LOC140979609 gene encoding uncharacterized protein isoform X2 — protein: MDLISKAYSTASDDDGADEYGGERSEQKNLLKPPPKRIRIETIHAIPAPLPMPAPEAPIPGGYISKRQRAVLASGPKLPDTNPVSRSLSPGNLSDSDLPHGIFTTLRRHVKGRVGSTQTPQSVSVGLNGHAKSVNTVQWSRTHAHLLASAGMDHTVCIWNVWSRDQKRARILKCHHAAVKDVKWSDDGLSVLSCGYDCTSRLVDVEKGIELQILKEDQFVEVVKFFPSNCNLFLSGGSKGQLKLWDIRAGKLVHQYVRSLGPILDVEFTVDGKQVITSSDVSKSNLSENAIIVWDVSREVPLSNQVYTEAYTCPSIRCHPFEPYFIAQSNGNYIAIISSQPPFKLDKYKRYESHGVFGFPIKCNFSLDGGIVASGSSDGFMYFYDSKTSKLLKKIKAYEQACVDVVFHPTMPNAVASCSWNGEVSVFQ
- the LOC140979609 gene encoding uncharacterized protein isoform X1, coding for MDLISKAYSTASDDDGADEYGGERSEQKNLLKPPPKRIRIETIHAIPAPLPMPAPEAPIPGGYISKRQRAVLASGPKLPDTNPVSRSLSPVIGNLSDSDLPHGIFTTLRRHVKGRVGSTQTPQSVSVGLNGHAKSVNTVQWSRTHAHLLASAGMDHTVCIWNVWSRDQKRARILKCHHAAVKDVKWSDDGLSVLSCGYDCTSRLVDVEKGIELQILKEDQFVEVVKFFPSNCNLFLSGGSKGQLKLWDIRAGKLVHQYVRSLGPILDVEFTVDGKQVITSSDVSKSNLSENAIIVWDVSREVPLSNQVYTEAYTCPSIRCHPFEPYFIAQSNGNYIAIISSQPPFKLDKYKRYESHGVFGFPIKCNFSLDGGIVASGSSDGFMYFYDSKTSKLLKKIKAYEQACVDVVFHPTMPNAVASCSWNGEVSVFQ